The Kribbella amoyensis genomic sequence GATGCCGAGCCAGGTCCCGACGTCGGCGAGCGCGCGCAACGTCCGTGACGCCCCGGCCTCGGCTCGCCGGGTGATCTCGGCCAGCCGCTGCTCGACGTCGAGGGACGGATCGCGGACCGGGTCGTCCGGGTCGGTCGCCTTGTTGAGCAACGCGGTCAGGCCGACCACGGTCTCCCAGCACCCGGTCCGGCCGCAACCGCAGATCCCGCCCGACGGCGCGACCGGCATGTGCCCGACCTCGCCGCTGAACCCGTGCCCACCGCGCAGAAGGTGGCCGCCGGCAACCATCCCGCCGCCGACGCCGATCGCCCCGGTGAGCAACATGATGTCGTCGGCCTTGGTGTCCGCGTCCTTCTTCAGTTCCGAGTACGCCGCGAGCGCGGCCAGGTTCGCCTCGTTGTCCACCCGGACCGGGTACGCCGGGGCGCCGAGGCGGGCGCGCATCTCGTCGACCACCGGGACCTCGGACCAGCCCAGGTTCGGGGCCAGCTTCAACGATCCCGTCGTACTCTGCACCAGGCCCGGGACGGCGAGCGTGACCCCGGCGGTCAGGCCGTTGCGCTCGGCAACGGCGGCGACGGCCGCACGGATCAGCTCGGCGAGTTGGTCGAGGGTGACGGCCGGGTCGAGGTGGGCCACGTCGAGCGGGACCCGGCGTTCGGTGACCACGTCGCCGCTCAGGTCGAGGGCGGCCACGGCCAGGTAGTCCACGTTGATCTCGGCGCCGACTCCGCAGACCCGGGTGCCGTCGAGCTCGACGAGCTGACCGGGCCGGCCGAGGGTGCCGCGCTCGGACTCGGCCTGGCCCTCGCGGAGCAGGCCGCGCTCGACGAGTTCGGCGACCAGGCTGGACACGGTGGCCTTGTTGAGCCCGGTCTCGGCGGCGATCCGGGCCCGCGATCTCGGGCCGGCGGCGCGGACGTGACGAAGGACGACGGAGAGGTTGTTGCGCCGCAGCGAGACGTGGTCGGCGGCACCCGTTCCGGTGCCCGGCCGACGGCCCTCGGTCAGCATCCAGCCCACCCCCTTCTCCCCCGCCCGGAGAACGGTCCCGTCGCACAGAAAGTGAAAGAGGGACCACTATGTGATGCCAGTCACAGACTTCGTCTGTTGAGCCAACAAACTAAGTAAGCCCCCACCGGCCGTCAAGACGTCGCGACCAAGTTTCTTCAGCAGGACCAGGCCGATTGCGACGGCCACGGCATCGGCTACCAGCCATGCGTGATCGCGGGAATCTGGGGTCCGCTCATCGACGGCTCGGTGAGCCGATGTGGCGGGCTGGTGCACCGCAGGGGTTTGAGATCCGCGCGCTCGACGGGGACGGCACGGCGTGCTCGTCGGGATACTTGCTTCGGGTGACGAGCGACGGCGGCCGGATGTTGTCGCCGGTCACCGACGTCCGCCCCGCCGCGCCGAGCTTCGGGTCAGAGCACCTCGAGGCTGTCGGACGCCAGGGTGATGACGGCGCCGTCCAGGTGCAGCCGGCAAGCGATCGCGTGCCCGGAACACGTCAGCAACGCCGGTCCCGCGACGTCGACCACCTTGTAGGCAACGGGTTGCGTACACCGCTCGATCGGACCGGCGTACTGCTGGTAGCACCCGAGCACGTGGCAGGTCACGGTCTCACCGGCGTTCATCAGGGTGAGACCGTGCTCGGGGCAGATCCCCCAGACCACCGAGCACCTCTGCTCCTCCGCGGCCGCCAACCGGATCAGGTTCCCGGCCGTCGACTCGAGCTCACCGGCCAACGCACGAATGGTCTCCGCGGCAACATCAAGCTCCCGCCGGAACTGCTGCGACTCCACCGAGGTCGAGAGTTCCTTCGTCGTGGCGGCGAGGTCGTCGGACAACGCCCGAGCCGCGACGGCGATCTCGTCGACCTTGACCGGCATCCCGAACCCAGCGGGCTGCACAGGCTGACTGGACCGAGCCCGCCCGACGCTGAACTGCTCGAACCGCGCGGCAGCCTCCCGAGCCCAGATCCCAGCCTCGGACTCGTCTTCCGCCGACGTGTCGGCGTCCTTCGCTCCCTGCTGCTGCGACGGGTTCCCGGCGTTTGCCTCCGCCGCCGATCCAGCAGCTGCGCCGCCCACTGCGGCGCGCCCCTGCCCAGCGGGAACTTTGCGTCCGTTCGAGCCGAGCGCACCAGCCCGCGGGGTACCGGCGCCGCGTTGACTACCGGTGCCGCGTTGACCGCCGGCGGGGGCTGGTTGCCAGCGGATCTCGCCGACCGGTTCGCCGTCGCGCCAGCCGGCGTCGTCCGCCTGCCGGTCATCCGCTGCGGCACCGCGCTTGTCTTCCGCCGCGTCGGTTGCCGCATCCGTCGCGGCCTCGTCGGTAACGCCGTTCTGCGTGGCGCCGTTGTCGGTCGCGTCGTTCTGCGTGGCGTCGGTTGCCGGCTGTGTGTCGCCGGACCTCTCGTCCTCGCTGAGCGGGCGGCGTTCGGTGCCCTGGATCTGCGGGACCCCGTTCTGGCCGTGCCATCCGGTCGGTCCACCAGGCAGACCGTGCGGCACGGGTTCGGGATGGGGATCGGTGTTCTGCGCTTGCAAGCCGTTCGGTCCGATCTGGCCGTGTGGTCCGGAGTGACCGTTCGTGCCGGTAGCGTGATGGTCGGGTGGCACGTCGGCGCGTCGGCCGGCGGTATCCGGTCCCGGTCCTTCGACCGTCCCGTTCACCGGCACCTGCGACGCATCCGTGCCGTCGCGATGGTTCGCCCGTTTGGCTTTCGCCATTCGTCGCCCCCTGATGACGTTTCCCCGGTGGCCGATCGTGCCATGCCCGCAGGGGGTGCGACCAGAGTGAACCTCCGCAGGTCACGCCGGGCCGCACGATTTTCGCGCAGCGCAATCATCCTCTCTCCGTTTCGTCACTTAGCGTGCCTGACGACCCGGGTCACGGATC encodes the following:
- a CDS encoding ROK family transcriptional regulator, with the protein product MLTEGRRPGTGTGAADHVSLRRNNLSVVLRHVRAAGPRSRARIAAETGLNKATVSSLVAELVERGLLREGQAESERGTLGRPGQLVELDGTRVCGVGAEINVDYLAVAALDLSGDVVTERRVPLDVAHLDPAVTLDQLAELIRAAVAAVAERNGLTAGVTLAVPGLVQSTTGSLKLAPNLGWSEVPVVDEMRARLGAPAYPVRVDNEANLAALAAYSELKKDADTKADDIMLLTGAIGVGGGMVAGGHLLRGGHGFSGEVGHMPVAPSGGICGCGRTGCWETVVGLTALLNKATDPDDPVRDPSLDVEQRLAEITRRAEAGASRTLRALADVGTWLGIGGAILVNVLNPDVLVLGGYFAVLGPWLKEPLENAIRDRVIAPEGGGCRVVQSTLGFAAAVRGGAQISLDQVFHDPTLIGRDTSGVAQ